The Candidatus Peribacteria bacterium region TTGACGATATTGGAACTAAAGAGTTTGAGCATTTGGTTTATCAGCTAAATCAAATTAAAGATGCAAATACCAATATTCGTTATGCATATTTAATGAGACGAACAAACGACCCAGATATTTTGGAATTTGTGGCAGATGCTGAATCTTTAAAAACCGAAGATGAATTGGATGTTAATGATGATGGAATTTTGCAAGACGATGAAATGGCTCCTTTGCCAGGCGACCCTTTTGAAATTAACACTTATCCTGTATTAAAAAATGAAGCTTTTTATCATGCAGCAGTTGATAATGATTTAGAGGAGGATCAATGGTCAGTCCAGATGTCTGCATACGCGCCTATTTTTGACTTAACAGGAAACGTGACTGCAATTGTAGGTGTAGATGTAGAGGTTAGTGATTTTCTAGCATTAACAAGATCCACACTTTTGCCGTTCCTGCTTTTTGTTTTATTTTTAATATTCCTTTTGACTCTCTTGACTTTAATCTTGGTGAGAATCTGGAATGAAAAAGTTAAAGCAGTAGAAGAACTTGATCGTCAAAAAGACGAATTGCTAAGCATAGTAAGTCATCAGCTTGCGACTCCAATTTCTGCAATTAAATGGAATTTGGAAATGATGATTGATGGGGACTTGGGTAAATTTGCAAAAGAACAATTGAAAACAATAAAGTCCTTATCGGAAATTTCCGATGGCTTATCTGATCTTGTTAGCATGATCTTAGATGTTTCTCGTATTCAATTGGGCAGAGTGCATATAGAACAGCAAGAAATGGATCTCGAAAACTTCTTTAAAGAATTACTTGATGTAATTAAGCCAAAAGCAGCCGAAAAAAATATTGAATTACTTGTTAAATTGCCATCTAAATATCCTAAAGCCATGCTGGATAAAAGGTATACTCATATGACAATAGAGAATATTCTTAGTAATGCGGTAAAATATACGCCCAATAATGGTTCAGTTAACCTTTCTGTAGAAATCCGAAATAAAAAATTATACTGTGCTATAAAAGATACTGGTGTTGGTATTCCAAAAGCTGATCAGGTTAAGATTTTTGGAAAATTATTCCGTGCTAGTAATGTTAGAAATACAGTAGATGGAAATGGTTTTGGATTGTATGTCGCTAAAGGTGCAATAGAGGCACAGGGAGGAAAAATTCGCTTTGAAAGTGAGGAGCAAAAAGGAACAACATTCTTTATTGAATTACCTTTAGAAGGACAGAAAAAATAATATTTGCATGGTTAAGAAACCATCCAAACACCGAAACACATTACGAGAACTAGCATAATTTTATAATGTAATTTGTGCCAAACTTGCTTGTCACCCAATTTTGGAAAAAAGAATAGAAAAAGAAGACTTAGTAAAAAAGCATATGCGGACATAGTGGTTTCAGCAGCTGCGACCAGAGAAGGCTTGCCTGTTGCAATTCCTCTTTGTGCAAAGAATAGTGCAGCTAAATTTGCAATTTCAATAATTATAAAAAATCGCAGCATAGTAATGATTGTTTTGATATTTCTTACCATTACGATTCTGATATTTTTAAATAACAAGGGAACTAAACCAGCAAAAATAAGGCCACATGTTATTATTAGGAATCCTAAGAAAAAAGGTGTTTCTGCAAAGACAATTTCTTCAAGCAGATAAACTCCAACCTGCATTATGCAGGCACAGATCATCAATAAAAAAGAGCGCCATCTGGTTTTTGTTTCTCCATCAACGAGGCACATTGCGATTGATGCTAGTGTTAGAATTGCGATTCCTGCATATTCATAGAGTGAAAAAAATCTTCCATAAATCGCAAAAGTAAGCAGTGGTAGCAATACTGGGATTAGATTCCAATATGCTGCAACGATTCCTGCTTCGCTATATTCTAATGCTTGGAAGTATAGCGCTTGGCTGATCTGTATTAGCACCCCCGCTAAAAATGCTAAAATGACAATTTGTATAGGTGGAAAGGTCCAATCAACAAAAGGACCGACAAATGGGATAAGTTGGAATACCACAAGGGATGCAATTGAGCTTGTTATTACGCCCATCCAAGGTTTTTCAAATATTTCCCCTACACAATATGAATCAAGTACATGAACAACTGCGAAGAAAAATGCTGCAAGTAACGCAAAAACTAACCACATATATAAATAGTACTCTTTATAACTAAAACATTAATGCCATAGTTTTGTTAATTTTGCAAATTTTTTAAAAAGTGTTAATATATAACTATTGGACTAATGCATTAAGTAAAGTACTATTTAGTTAATTTCCTTCGCAATTTATGACAAGCATCTCTGGCTTCATGGAAAGAAATTACAGACATTTTAATAGTAGAGAGACGCTTGATGCAGCAAAAGCTTGGAAAAAACATTCAGAAGAAGGGGGCAAAATGTTTCTTGCAATGGCAGGGGCAATGAGCACTGCTCAGATTGGTATTTCACTGGCAGAGATGATACGTGCCGACAAGATTCACGCTATTAGTTGTAGTGCAAATAACTTAGAAGAAGATATTTTTAATCTTATAGGACGAAAGGCATACTTTGCCGTATCTGAATATCGAGATCTAACCCCAATTGAAGAGGAAAAATTATATAATGATAATTTAAGTAGGATTACAGATGTATGTATTCCAACAGAGACGTTTACACACATTCGTAAAGAAATAGTGCCTTTGTGGCAAAAGGCTGAAAGGGAAAATCGCAGACTTTTTCCTTATGAATTTTTTTATGAAATGATTCGTTCCGGAGTTCTTGAAGAGCATTATCATATTGATCCCAAAGATTCATGGGTTATTGCAGCATGTGAAAAGAATTTACAAATATTTACCCCTGGTTATGAGGATTGTACAACGGGTAATATTTTTGTTTCATGTGTTATGGATGGGCAAATAAAAAATGTAAATACAATTCGCTCTGGAATGGAGCAGATGGAATCTCTTGCAAATTGGTATTTAGAAGAAGCTAATAAAAATTCAATTGGTTTCTTCCAAATTGGTGGTGGCATTGCTGGAGATTTTCCTATTTGCGTTGTTCCAATGTTAATTCAAGATTTGAAACGTGCTGTTCCATTTTGGGGTTATTTTGCACAGATTGGAGATTCAACAACGTCGTATGGCTCTTATTCAGGAGCTGTGCCTAATGAAAAAATAACATGGGGGAAACTTAACGCCGCTACGCCCAAGTTTATGATTAACTCGGATGCAACAATTGTTGCACCTTTAATCTTTAATTATGTTTTAGGTAATTAATAAATAAGAAATTAGTTTGATCCAAAGCGTTTATCTAAAATAACCATTGCACCCTCCCCGCTAATTTCCCAAATAGACCTCTCTGCCCGTACGTCTTTTCTATACAAAAAATCTGCATGCCATTTCGCCAATGCTAAATGTTTATCGATAATCGGAATAATTTGCTTCCAACTGAAGTGTTTACAGCTGTAGAAGTCCATATGAATGTTCGGATTGTTTCCATCCGGTTCAATGAAGTAGTGTCCGCTGATGTGGCTGGTAGTAATAGGTTGAATAAAGGACCAGCCTGGAGCGCGAAGGTCTGCAGCTGGATAGATTTCGAGTCGGCCCAGCTTCTCCATTCCAAGTTCCGCCAGTAAGTCATTGATTAAATTATTGGTTATCTCATCCATGCGGGACTGATCCAATCCTTCTTTTAGGAATGCGTCTAGAATCATCATTTCATGACTGAGCACAATCGGTTCAGTAGACAATTCTTTTGACATATTGAAAGGAAGTTGATGGAAAGTAGAAAAAATGTACCACCCGTCAGTTTTTTGTCAAAGAAATCATACTATTGACAATAAAACAAAAAACTGTTATTTTACCATAACCGCATCGAGATGGCTTGGAGCCATCAAAAGAGGCGGAAATGGTCCTTTGTTCCATGGAAGGGAACGACATGAAGAAGATCCTTCTCAGCGTTGTGTGTCTGATCATACTCTCGGGCTGCATGGCCCCCGGTCGAATCCACGATTCGCATCTGGTCTGGGACATGCAGGAAAAGTTGGGCTCGCAGATTCCCGCATGGGAAAAGAAGCCTAAACCTCCGAGTCGTATGAGAACACTCCCTTCAGGGAGTATCGTGGCGGAATCGCCGATTGCACAACGTTGATGAGAAAGAAATAGATGACTGCAATGCAGGGACCATGAGCTTTGTTCTTCACAGGACAAAGCTCATTTATAATGTATGTAGGTTTTTGTTGGACCGCTGCCGCGGGGGCATTCTTTTTGGCCATGCCCCAAAAAGAATCAAAAAGTGCGGTCCGGCCAGTGCATTCCCGCTGACCCCTTCACCCCCCCCCGTTTACCCTGAGCCCCCCGCACTTCGATTCGTTGCGACTCACTCAGTGTCGGCCTCTACATCTCTGACGCACCCATGAAAGGGGAATTTCTTGCTTTATTGGATTAGCACTCTAGTATAGGGAGTGATATTTATTTTCACCTATCCATATGGCAGAAAAAGAACGAGCTAAGGAACTTGGAGGCATTACCGTTGATGTTGCGGAGCCTCGACGATTTTTTTGTGATCGAGCGTTTGTTCTTAACAATGACGAACACTTTGTCCTTGCACTGCAAACAGGGTCAGTTATTGACGCTCAATATGCTTTCACGCCCAAGCATATGAAGCGTTTACTGCTCCGTATAAAGGAAAAGCTCGACGCGTATGAAGCACAGAATGGCATACTAGATGTGACACTACCTTCCGATGAGGTATGAGCGGCGAGATAGTTATCACCCCAGAGCTAGAAAAGACAGCTAGCATTGCATTGCAGTGCATATCTGCCCATGGCACATTTCTTAAGTGGATACTCGGTATCGTCGGAGTGGCTTGGGTTACCACTGTGTGTGGGGCTTACAGGCTTGGGAAAATACGTCGTGAGATTGAATTCCAAGGACAGTTGATACGGGGGGACTTTTCTGGCAACAGGCAACCAATCGGCATTCCTAAAGGGTCTGAGACCGATTCCGTCCCACTACAGTTGCCGAATAAAACTTCTTCTGGAGATTCTCATATGCTCCGATTGCCAGCGTTCCAACGACTAGACCACCAAGAGGCATACCCAAAATCAGACCAGCCCAAAAGCCAAGAATAAATGGATCGTACATAAGAACCTCTTAGGTTAGGGCTCCCAGCCCTTGGGTGCATTAGGTATATACGGGCGCTCAGTGTCCTTCTCCTGTTGCGACAGTCGAAGGGTGGCCGGACACCTCGCCATGGACGACGGGCCCTCATTTTCCCTGCAGGAAAATGGACCTGGTGGAATTTCTTTTATGTATTTCCCGGTAACTGATAACCGGTAACAGGTAACGAGAGGCAAGTGGGCGGCAGGGGGGAGGGTGGCTCTGAAGAGCGGGGTGAGGCAGAATATCCTCATGACCAACGCCGACATCGCTGCTGTCTTCGAGCGCATTGGCGCCGTGCTGAATCTGCAGGGGGAAAATCCGTTTCGGGTGCGGGCGTACGATCGTGCGGCGCAGACCATTGCGTCTATGTCGGAGGAGCTGAAGACCGTGCTTGCCAATGGCGGACGTGATGCGCTTCTGGAAATTCCGGGCATCGGGAAAGATCTGGCGGACAAGATTGAAGAATTGCTCAGTACCGGCAAACTCGAATACCTCATCGAGCTGCAGAAGAAAGTACCGAAGGGGCTCTTCGATATTATGGAGATTCCCGGCATGGGTCCGAAGAAGACGAAATTTGTGTGGGAGGAGTTCAAGGTCACAAGTATTCCGGAACTGGAGACACTCGCAACATCCGGCAAACTGATTGGGCTGAAAAGCTGGGGCGAGAAATCCGTGCAGAATATTCTGAGCGGCATTGCGGCCAAGGCCAAAAACGGCGGACGGACAGCGCTGCCTGTTGCCATGGCGATTGCGGAGCAGATGAAGGAGCGGCTGATGGCGTCCAAGCTGTGTACGAAGGTGGAGATTGCGGGAAGTATGCGGCGGCGCAAGGAGACGATCGGGGATATTGATTTTCTGGTCTGCGGCAAAAAGGTGCAGGAGATTATGGAGGTGTTTTGTACCGGTGAGGGCGTGGCGGAAATTCTTGCCAAGGGCGAGACCAAATCGAGCGTGCGGCTGGAGAGCGGACTGC contains the following coding sequences:
- a CDS encoding HAMP domain-containing histidine kinase — protein: MENLKKYKKLQGLQQLFHGEYRSIYVLGAFTILASVITYVLFSYTENLLKERLQERLLAIVSTAATQFKAEEIEEIRSIDDIGTKEFEHLVYQLNQIKDANTNIRYAYLMRRTNDPDILEFVADAESLKTEDELDVNDDGILQDDEMAPLPGDPFEINTYPVLKNEAFYHAAVDNDLEEDQWSVQMSAYAPIFDLTGNVTAIVGVDVEVSDFLALTRSTLLPFLLFVLFLIFLLTLLTLILVRIWNEKVKAVEELDRQKDELLSIVSHQLATPISAIKWNLEMMIDGDLGKFAKEQLKTIKSLSEISDGLSDLVSMILDVSRIQLGRVHIEQQEMDLENFFKELLDVIKPKAAEKNIELLVKLPSKYPKAMLDKRYTHMTIENILSNAVKYTPNNGSVNLSVEIRNKKLYCAIKDTGVGIPKADQVKIFGKLFRASNVRNTVDGNGFGLYVAKGAIEAQGGKIRFESEEQKGTTFFIELPLEGQKK
- a CDS encoding EamA family transporter, with amino-acid sequence MWLVFALLAAFFFAVVHVLDSYCVGEIFEKPWMGVITSSIASLVVFQLIPFVGPFVDWTFPPIQIVILAFLAGVLIQISQALYFQALEYSEAGIVAAYWNLIPVLLPLLTFAIYGRFFSLYEYAGIAILTLASIAMCLVDGETKTRWRSFLLMICACIMQVGVYLLEEIVFAETPFFLGFLIITCGLIFAGLVPLLFKNIRIVMVRNIKTIITMLRFFIIIEIANLAALFFAQRGIATGKPSLVAAAETTMSAYAFLLSLLFLFFFPKLGDKQVWHKLHYKIMLVLVMCFGVWMVS
- a CDS encoding deoxyhypusine synthase family protein: MTSISGFMERNYRHFNSRETLDAAKAWKKHSEEGGKMFLAMAGAMSTAQIGISLAEMIRADKIHAISCSANNLEEDIFNLIGRKAYFAVSEYRDLTPIEEEKLYNDNLSRITDVCIPTETFTHIRKEIVPLWQKAERENRRLFPYEFFYEMIRSGVLEEHYHIDPKDSWVIAACEKNLQIFTPGYEDCTTGNIFVSCVMDGQIKNVNTIRSGMEQMESLANWYLEEANKNSIGFFQIGGGIAGDFPICVVPMLIQDLKRAVPFWGYFAQIGDSTTSYGSYSGAVPNEKITWGKLNAATPKFMINSDATIVAPLIFNYVLGN